Sequence from the Rutidosis leptorrhynchoides isolate AG116_Rl617_1_P2 chromosome 3, CSIRO_AGI_Rlap_v1, whole genome shotgun sequence genome:
GGCCGATAATCACCAAGACCAATGGGATCATTCTTTTTAGGTATTAATGTAACAAAAGATGCATTACACCCTTGAGAGAATTCCCCATGTTCCCAAAACTAAGTTATAGCTCTAATAAATTTAACCCGAATGATGTCCCAAAATTTCTTAAAAATTCGAAGATAAATTTCGTCCGGCTCGGGAGCTTTTGATCCGCCACAATCATGAATTTCCTCAATAATTTTCGATTCACTAATTACCTCTTCCAAACTCTCGGCTTCACTTTGTGACAATGAAGGGAACTCAAGATCTTCTAAGCTCGATCCAGATTCAATTTTTTCTTCAAAAATGCTTTTAAAGTGATTGTAAGCCGCATCTTTAATATCAACTGGATTTTCATTCCATACTCCATCAATGTTTAACCCCCTCATGTTGCATTTATTGTATTTTCTTTTGATCACCGAGTGCCAGTACTTATTGTTCTCGTCACCTTCAAGTATCCATCTAACCCTAGCATTTTGTTTCAACATGTTTGTTTTAACCTTGTCTTTTTGCACCCATTCTTTCCTTGCATTCCTCCATAATTCCATCTTAGAATTGTTAAGGGTTTTGGGTTCAGCCTTTAAATCAAGGCTATGAGCAAGATTTTTAAATAAATTAATCTCTTCATCTAGTTTCCCAAATTTCTTTGCACTTGATTCTTTCAGAACATACTTTACACTCTTTAGCTTGTTTTTAAGAATACATTCCTTTCTTAATCCGCCACCCACATCTTCTGCCCATTTATCACGAATGAGATTTTTAGTACCCTCCATCTCCAACCAATCATCGAATACCTTGATAACGATTGGACAATGATCAGAGTAATCACGATCCAATGCAATAACGGATAAATACTCCCATCTCGCTAAAAAATTTCCTTTTTCGAAAAACGATCAATTTTACTAAACTTGGTCCCATCGTCGCTAATACGGGTAAACATTGTTACACCAAGTGGAAGATCAATTAATTTGCAGTTTTCAATGAACTCGTTGAACCACCTGGCCCTATATTCAATAAAATTACAATTAAATTTATCCTCTTTTTCACGCACTTCATTAAAATCGCCTCCAATAATCTACGATTCAGCAAATGATCCTAGCATACTTATCAAGTTGTTCCAACATTTTTTCTTGTTCACATCACAGTGCGGCCCATAGATATTTATTATGTTGTAGGGAAGACTCGGATTTTTCCACTTTCCTCGCACACCAATGAAAAAATTAGACACGTAAGTATCATTAGTATCATTTCGATTAACATCCCAAATAATTAATTGGCCCCCCGATTTCCCAACCGTTGATTTTGAATGAGTTACAATTACAATTACCCCACAGATCACAAACCCATTTAAAATCGGTCAAATGAAGTTTTGTTTCCTGTAACAAGAGAACGTCTGGCTTATCTACATGACATAGATTTTTCACCCACCCAAATTTAATAACTTTTCCATCCCCAATACTTCTTAGTTTAATGAAAGAACCTTCATAAGAACAATAAATAGACGAAGAAAAACAATAACAGAAACTTACATGAGAGATTTGTCTTTCCATTTCATGCCAAGCCTGCAACTAAATTCGTGTAATCCAGCATTGTTTTCCGAATAAGACGAGCTGCTTAATGCATTGGATGATGGATTGTTCTTCGAATTGATTCTGCTCTTACGTGTTCTCTCTATTTAAATAAGACGAGCTGCTTAATGCATTGGATGATGGATTGTTCTTCGAATTGATTCTGCTCTTACCTGTTCTTTCTGCTTATGCACACAAGGTACATCTAGATCGAATATCATCCCTAAGCGATTGATCCTTTCTAGCGACATTCTTGATATTCATCATGCGTGTTGATGTTTTCCAGGACCGAATTTTAGACCAGCAACAATCATTCTTCGTGATACATTTTGGTCGTTCCCCTTTTTTCACTCGACTTTTATTCTTTTTATTCCGCTGGACTGGCTCGCCTGTTTTTGGTATACTATTTGGTTTAAAATTTTCGTCCAGAGGTGCATCATTTTTTGGGCCACCATCTAATGGGTTACTGATATGGCCGAAAtgaacggttttatttgtgcggtgtcgttaggtcgcaacacatcagaatcaaccaccaagagggggtactgttttaaatttatatttagcggggcctaaatcgtactactccttattatgagtaagggaagtgtgacctagagtcgtatttttgagatatcagtagaatcgaacctatatttaaacctaagatatttatgaaggagtagtggttacttaaattttggaattttctaatttataagacagataaagtaaatgcgataaaattcgtaattcagataaggttaaagtaagtgcatactatgatttcatcagttattctgccgagattatggaatactggctcatgaataggcagaggccttgtattcattacactggtccaaaacgcccctgtcataagacatgtcactgggtactgcgataGGCTTgacgattctgaatagacagcaacgtcccttacccctgacgcccgtgcagtctgactacaggcatacacgttcagacggctcatccaattgagcgactcggttgggtgatgtattaacattccacaaaggtctaaactttcttaagaataatagaatacatggtttaccatatctgagagacatgatgtgtttcaatgcttttgttaatgattggttttaaaagatagttaggcccttaaaaagagttcaaccataaagaacaccaagaccaagtcaagttgacttccatgaacacgttcagttatcttaacggtccaatcctttatgtgtctaaacaaacagttccttaattaactaagaatccctcaagcggggtgcaatgcttgagaccgtgttatggtgcagtgtactaatcaacactgaccgggttccatggccttacttagcagaggtacagcttacaacaaccgttgtgcttcagcatgcacgtacgaagtttatatgcttggtgactacaccagcatggtctgggaccgacaatgtactaagggtctagtaagatgtttcactacgaaagggtccccagtcgaaatccaaagctcgatagacttactacaaccggtgtgcctcagacgatcttatgttgtatccgatagacttctcttaccaaggggtgacacagatagtgtactctgaatcggggttcgcgacttcccaataacagagccaataactacgttctattagttgaaaaagcgattgagtttaaagtatAACCGAAAagaatttcaacagcatacacaaaccataacattatttcggcattataactgcttacatcatagcatacactaaagataactactcgctaatcatggcaacaatatcacagaacataatgatagaagacatcatataaagataaaggatagaagtaccagtagattaaacaagttccgaatacaaaagtgacaacttcaagactctagaccgctcctaatacaatcttcggcgttcttcttcgggtactaggtttccagtacggagtcgaagaccttaaaagtatgactaatattgtacaaaagagagtaagaagtgaattgaagtgtgtgttggaatgaatgacaaagaccctttaaataagcctaaTTTTTCCCTGCAaacagctggcaggccgtttgcaggggccgttttccaagccaagccgtttgcaagggccgtttaccctggccgtttggcaggccgtttgtgagccaggaaagccgtttggcaggccgtttggcaggccgtttggcttgcctggtcagctggatttcctggatcgtaacttgatttcttgtctttcaccatttttgctctagaatctttgttttagctccgattctcttgattatttttgtaccatcttcgtaattacttgttcttcaattctaaccaatgaagtgggtatttttccgacaaagttcgaatttttcttgtttttgggccttaataccggggtgaaaacgtgactttttagccgatatcagttacCATCAACAATTGGGCTGGATAAAGGGACCTTAATTGGGCTAATATGTAAGGCTTGAGTTTCTCCAATACAACTGGTGCCCACATGTTGAACATAAGGGGTTCCATGTGGTGAAAACCTAAACTTTACTGTACCCGCCGAATCACATTTCCTAGGAGTATGGGTACTTGTGTCTTCTTCTTCCTCTAGCCCCAATTCATTATTACCTTTTTGTGATAATGGACCTTTTAATTCCCCGAGAGAGCGTCATCCCCAATTTCTTAGAGAATGTTCTGATTCAAGCAGCCCAATTCTTCATCTTCAATGTCATGTTCCTTTTGATCCAGATTCCGTCACCGTGCTTCATTTTCCGGTGACGCATTCGAATTTTGATTATTGTTTTGATAGTTATTTCCATTATAGGATTGAACTTCCTCCATTTTATGGACTGCTTGATCCTTATCAAAATTTTCGAGGTCATCATCCGAGATATCAAATGTATTATCTATGAACTCATCCACATTGTCTTCACCATCCGAGACCTGCTAATCTGTATTCTCCCATTCATGATTCGGGAGTTCTGGCTCCAGTTGTACATCCCGAGATATATCTTCCTTGATCGTAACGAATATAACAAAGTTTCCGTACATCAATGTGGCTTGTCAACTAATGTGACCCAAATCTCTAGTATAAACCAAGACCTGTCCAGCTAGGAGGTTTTGATTCCCAGAGTTGATTTGACAATTTTAAAATTCATGTACATCACCCCACCATCTAGCAATCGCAGCAAACATTGTTTCATTCCAACAAGTGACCGAAACCCCCCGAATATCTAACCACACCATTCTTCCTTTCGGTATGTGTCGTTTATTTTAACGGCAAACACTTGAGCACCATCTTCGAGCAGAATGTTGGTTATTATCAAGAATCATATTTGTTTCCTTTTTGTTAACACATATAAGTAGGATTTCAAGACCGCCCAAGTATTTTAACGAATAATCACTTAAACCTTCAGCTTTACATAAGTCATCAAATTGGTTTAGAAGTTCAATCTTTTTTAGTTCCATGATAATGGGCCTATCAAAGATGTCACTTTTGTCTTCAGAACTTTTGACATCAACCACCCTTTCAGCTTTTATCTGCTTCTCCTCCGTTTGTTTCCTTACGTTGTATAGTTTGCTCTTGAGATCTTCCTTTGAAATGTTTAATTTGAATCTTAGATCATCTATTGGCTTACCTGCAACTTCATTGAATCTTCTATCATCCCTGAAGGAGTTGTTGAATTGTTTACTCTCCATACCAATCCTTTCGAAGGTATCATTATTAACCTTGTTATATGCAGGATTTCCTCTTTCATAAGCCTTAAAAACCCTAATAGGGTTTCCATTGAACGAGATAGTTTCCAATGAGGAAAGCGGGTTATTTGCGTTGTTCATATCACTATATCTGATGAAAGCGAACTTGTGGCCATTACGCAATCTTTTTCCAGCCACACAGATGTCCTTCAACACACCATACGGTTTAAAGATTCTCCATAGATCTGTCACCTTCCAATTCCACGAGAAGTCGAAAAACATGAACGAAGTCAATTGGATTCCAAAAAGTCTCATGTAGTTTCCTTGAAGTCTCTAGTTATATCGATCTTGCATCGCTCCATTGTCTGCCTTGTTACTTTTGTGCCTCACTTTCTCTCTCCTCAACAAAATGATGGCTTGACCCAATTACAAAGCAATGCACCATCTTAATCTTTTAACTATATAAAATCGATAGGCCCGATATCATAAGAAATCCGCATATCCGTAATGAGGCGTAAATATAAGCCTAGCTAACATGTACGACTTGAAACGAAAATTTGAGATTACAACTAAAAACATTAATTACTCTATATATCTAAATGGCATAGGCCAAATGAATAGTAACATTCATATGTTTAACAAATTCACctcaaactttttatatttttacaattcaACCCTGCCCTTTATAATACTTAACTTTATAACTTTTACAAatttaccacaaacttttcacattttataatgTAACCATTAAACTTCCCATTtattataaatcgaccacataatttttactaactgataactattcattattattattattattattattattattattattattattattattattattattattattattattattattattattattattattattattattattattaaatcaaccacataattttttacttttattattgtttaacttttttccttattataaattaactacgtaactcattatatatatatatatatatatatatatatatatatatatatatatatatatatatatatatatatatatatatatatatatatatatataatctatatctCTAAAAGACAAAGGCTTTATGAATAGTTCTTCCCCATGCTTTAATCGTTTTTACGTCGTGCAAAAAAGTTGTACCCACATTGACACCACACTAAGCATTGACAACCATGTAAACTTTAGGGTGCCAAATGTAAATTCCCAAAGAAAAAAATGTAAACTCCATAGGGGTCTAAAGTTAAACTTCAAGGGCCAGATCGTAACATCTTTATTTTCCATAAAACTCTCCAACAAATCCACCTAAATTTTTAACTGCCTTTAAATTTTCGTACAACTAGGGATAGGTTTAACCGACATAACCGTTAAGCACAGAATAATTTTACGAACCAAACACAAAAAATTATATCTGAAATGAagtcccgacgcgaagcgagggttcctCCACTAGTTTGTATCTTATACGTGGTATTCATGAGAATAGTAAATTAGTTATTAGCAAATTAATGAGTATATGTAGTTTAAAAAAAAAGTTAAAGTAATTAAGAGGTAAAAATCAAAAGTAAGCACCGAATTAGAGTTACGTCGCTAAATTCAGAATATTAGTCCAAAAATTTTAAAGTGCACGTCTCTAAAGACAACACGAGAGGTTAAATAAGATAAGGCCACTTGCAATGGTACTAAATGTTAACACAATATTTACCATCCACATCAGTGTCACATTAGTACAAACACTTTAATATTTCTTTCACTAAACCCTCACTAtcttaaattattaaataaaacaaataaaattttattaaataaaataaaaacattaaattattaaaataaaaacattaaataattaaaaataaaagacattgcataattaaataaaaacgttacataattaaataaaaaacaaacttaatattataaaaatgaaaCTACTCGAGAGGTGTCGGGTGGTCTTCGTTGTGTTGTCCGTCTTCGTTTTTTTCGTCTTCGTCGAATAACAAGATCGCCTTCATTTTTTGTGGAACCTTTTGAAGAATTTTTTGGTCTTCCTTTGGCAAGTTCAGGTTGACGGTTGTGCTGAAAATTTGAAAGGTGCGATTCATTAATTTCATTAAAGACGACTCATGTCTTTTTTTTTAGTTAAAGCAATTTATTTTTGGGCGATCATGATTTGAGAACGAACTTTCTCAGATGAACAAGTTGAGGCAGCGTCGGACAAACCCGAATTCTTTCGACTTTTTCTACCAGCGAGTCGGAAAGTTGGACGCCGGATTGGGTCGTCC
This genomic interval carries:
- the LOC139902280 gene encoding uncharacterized protein; the encoded protein is MSLERINRLGMIFDLDVPCVHKQKEQIIGGDFNEVREKEDKFNCNFIEYRARWFNEFIENCKLIDLPLGVTMFTRNFLARWEYLSVIALDRDYSDHCPIVIKVFDDWLEMEGTKNLIRDKWAEDVGGGLRKECILKNKLKSVKYVLKESSAKKFGKLDEEINLFKNLAHSLDLKAEPKTLNNSKMELWRNARKEWVQKDKVKTNMLKQNARVRWILEGDENNKYWHSVIKRKYNKCNMRGLNIDGVWNENPVDIKDAAYNHFKSIFEEKIESGSSLEDLEFPSLSQSEAESLEEVISESKIIEEIHDCGGSKAPEPDEIYLRIFKKFWDIIRVKFIRAIT